One Misgurnus anguillicaudatus chromosome 20, ASM2758022v2, whole genome shotgun sequence DNA segment encodes these proteins:
- the phactr4a gene encoding phosphatase and actin regulator 4A isoform X3, protein MENQDDEIDHGMPDGDGAHPERGTPSTKGKGKFTNLGNFFKPWKWRKKKSSDKFKETSEVLERKLSVRKPKHELIERGLLKDIPENVFVSESNSVTHPKGTLVKNGQKPSLTGDRRTDNPSDVKGSSRPPTENQRNSLAPEPERRSRLPSDVSRNRQPLDVDARTRLPPDTDRHSRLPSDTEKQAGSLPRERHGHDDRKYRKDEREEKESKDRDRMDRKDDREGHREDKDRRERERRDTRPDKDDCHEKSERDERDKERRSDLEKREEKDWKENRDRKPIRDRKEDQKKLDESKRDDREERERRNEREKKDIRRPEPVKQVSDGKLIRPQSEMDIRPGLQKSSSETGLKVRPVSEFTQSSTLPRYTPLEDELRARAGSVGVRFTPEPKPGIILARESQPHTKQAILPPKWLMAASSSIEPPQGPSSSSSSSSSSSSSSSSSSAPPIAKPPPRTVSLNVDDSRSIIATPLTQGDHDIPPTVPAHSTHPPSTATAGPKQPPVPPPKPSQVDPSQATVQAKPSPPIPPKRMTPVTKRHSDDSSSSQPQPSSTVPAPVPDPAPPPVQSDDSRNVSSGALSPPPNHIPPFPPRAQLPPVVLHVDPPSPTTEPPSQPPLPLHVRIQRALNSPGPVQPNTDGTKRAYSLLFESPPDFLTEAPGGVRYSLPVTIEPLRLPEDDDFDMEEELQKLQPVPCPTRRLELEPGSRRGLVGDPRVTVIPEGPGNSENEEDSDSDGPINYKSDDDDEEDEDVPSGLASRVRRKDTLALKLERQQEKEQSQDQENETWKSKEQWEEIRSKIGTTLTRRLSQRPTPQELEQRNILLAKNEADRRAERSEIKRRLTRKLSQRPTVAELQARKILRFHEYVECTHAQDYDRRADKPWTKLTPADKAAIRKELNEFKASEMEVHEESKIYTRFHRP, encoded by the exons TTCTGGAGAGGAAGCTGTCCGTGAGGAAGCCCAAGCATGAGTTGATAGAGCGAGGATTACTGAAGGACATCCCAGAGAATG TCTTTGTTTCAGAGTCTAACAGTGTGACTCATCCTAAAGGTACTTTAGTAAAGAATGGCCAAAAACCTTCATTGACTGGAGACCGCAGGACGGATAATCCATCAGATGTCAAAGGATCATCACGGCCACCAACAGAAAATCAGAGAAATAGCCTTGCACCTGAACCAGAGCGTCGCAGCAGATTGCCCTCCGATGTTAGTCGGAACAGGCAACCTTTGGATGTGGATGCTCGAACCCGGTTACCACCTGATACGGACCGCCACAGTAGATTGCCCTCAGACACGGAGAAGCAAGCAGGATCGTTACCAAGAGAGCGACACGGACACGATGACAGAAAATATCGAAAAGATGAAAGAGAGGAGAAAGAAAGTAAGGACAGAGATAGGATGGACAGAAAAGATGACAGGGAAGGCCACAGAGAGGACAAAGacagacgagagagagagaggagggaTACAAGGCCAGATAAGGATGACTGTCACGAAAAAAGCGAGCGAGATGAACGGGACAAAGAGAGAAGAAGTGACCTGGAGAAACGGGAAGAGAAAGACTGGAAAGAAAACAGGGACCGAAAACCAATAAGAGACCGGAAGGAAGATCAGAAAAAACTAGATGAGTCAAAGAGAGATGATCGAGAAGAACGGGAAAGACGcaatgaaagagaaaaaaaagacaTCCGGAGACCAGAGCCTGTGAAACAGGTGTCTGATGGAAAATTAATACGGCCTCAGTCAGAAATGGACATTCGACCTGGTCTTCAGAAAAGCTCATCTGAAACTGGACTAAAGGTCCGACCAGTTTCTGAATTCACGCAGAGCAGCACACTGCCAAGATACACACCACTTGAGGACGAGCTGAGAGCACGAGCAg GATCAGTGGGAGTGCGGTTTACTCCTGAGCCCAAACCTGGAATTATCTTGGCAAGAGAGTCACAGCCACACACTAAACAGGCCATCCTCCCGCCTAAATGGCTCATGGCTGCTTCCTCCTCCATTGAGCCTCCTCAAGGCCCATCCTCATCTTCCTCATCTTCATCTTcgtcatcttcatcatcatcctcGTCCTCTGCTCCACCTATTGCAAAGCCACCTCCCCGGACTGTGTCTTTAAATGTTGATGATTCTCGCAGCATTATAGCTACCCCATTAACTCAAGGAGACCATGACATCCCGCCCACTGTGCCTGCCCACTCCACCCATCCGCCCTCTACTGCCACTGCTGGTCCAAAACAGCCTCCTGTGCCCCCTCCGAAACCATCTCAAG tggatCCCTCTCAAGCTACAGTCCAAGCCAAGCCATCTCCTCCTATCCCTCCAAAAAGAATGACACCTGTAACCAAACGTCACTCAGATGACTCCTCTTCCAGTCAGCCTCAGCCTTCGTCTACAGTCCCTGCCCCTGTTCCAGACCCCGCCCCACCTCCTGTCCAGTCAGACGACAGCAGAAATGTAAGCTCTGGGGCGCTCTCTCCTCCACCAAACCATATCCCTCCATTCCCTCCTCGTGCCCAGCTGCCCCCTGTAGTCCTCCACGTGGACCCGCCGAGTCCCACCACAGAGCCGCCCTCTCAGCCTCCTCTACCTCTGCACGTACGCATCCAGAGGGCCTTAAACAGTCCAGGGCCGGTCCAGCCCAACACGGATGGTACTAAGCGAGCTTACTCACTGCTGTTTGAGTCACCACCAGACTTCCTCACAGAAGCCCCAGGAGGAGTGAGATACTCCCTCCCTGTTACAATTGAACCTCTTAGACT GCCAGAGGATGATGACTTTGACATGGAAGAAGAACTCCAGAAGCTGCAACCCGTTCCTTGCCCCACACGGAGGCTGGAGCTTGAGCCAGGAAGCCGACGGGGTCTGGTGGGAGATCCTCGGGTCACTGTCATTCCTGAGGGACCTGGAAACAGTGAGAACGAGGAAGACTCTGACTCAGATGGACCCATCAATTATAAAagcgatgatgatgatgaagaggaTGAGGATGTTCCAA GTGGTCTTGCAAGTCGCGTAAGGCGCAAGGATACTCTGGCACTGAAGCTGGAGCGCCAGCAGGAGAAAGAGCAGTCACAAGATCAGGAGAACGAAACCTGGAAGAGCAAAGAACAGTGGGAGGAAATTCGCAGCAAGATCGGCACCACACTAACAag GAGGTTGAGTCAAAGACCCACTCCACAAGAACTTGAGCAACGAAACATCCTGCTAG CCAAGAATGAAGCAGACCGACGGGCCGAGAGAAGCGAGATCAAACGCAGGCTTACCAGAAAG TTGTCACAAAGGCCCACAGTTGCTGAGCTTCAGGCCAGAAAGATCCTACGCTTTCATGAGTATGTGGAATGCACTCATGCTCAGGACTATGACCGGCGTGCAGACAAACCCTGGACCAAACTCACACCTGCCGACAAG GCGGCCATAAGAAAAGAGTTGAATGAGTTCAAGGCTTCAGAAATGGAAGTTCATGAGGAGAGCAAAATATACACCAG GTTTCATCGGCCATGA
- the phactr4a gene encoding phosphatase and actin regulator 4A isoform X4 — MGQEASIHTLNPNPVYITDDEIDHGMPDGDGAHPERGTPSTKGKGKFTNLGNFFKPWKWRKKKSSDKFKETSEVFVSESNSVTHPKGTLVKNGQKPSLTGDRRTDNPSDVKGSSRPPTENQRNSLAPEPERRSRLPSDVSRNRQPLDVDARTRLPPDTDRHSRLPSDTEKQAGSLPRERHGHDDRKYRKDEREEKESKDRDRMDRKDDREGHREDKDRRERERRDTRPDKDDCHEKSERDERDKERRSDLEKREEKDWKENRDRKPIRDRKEDQKKLDESKRDDREERERRNEREKKDIRRPEPVKQVSDGKLIRPQSEMDIRPGLQKSSSETGLKVRPVSEFTQSSTLPRYTPLEDELRARAGSVGVRFTPEPKPGIILARESQPHTKQAILPPKWLMAASSSIEPPQGPSSSSSSSSSSSSSSSSSSAPPIAKPPPRTVSLNVDDSRSIIATPLTQGDHDIPPTVPAHSTHPPSTATAGPKQPPVPPPKPSQVDPSQATVQAKPSPPIPPKRMTPVTKRHSDDSSSSQPQPSSTVPAPVPDPAPPPVQSDDSRNVSSGALSPPPNHIPPFPPRAQLPPVVLHVDPPSPTTEPPSQPPLPLHVRIQRALNSPGPVQPNTDGTKRAYSLLFESPPDFLTEAPGGVRYSLPVTIEPLRLPEDDDFDMEEELQKLQPVPCPTRRLELEPGSRRGLVGDPRVTVIPEGPGNSENEEDSDSDGPINYKSDDDDEEDEDVPSGLASRVRRKDTLALKLERQQEKEQSQDQENETWKSKEQWEEIRSKIGTTLTRRLSQRPTPQELEQRNILLAKNEADRRAERSEIKRRLTRKLSQRPTVAELQARKILRFHEYVECTHAQDYDRRADKPWTKLTPADKAAIRKELNEFKASEMEVHEESKIYTRFHRP, encoded by the exons TCTTTGTTTCAGAGTCTAACAGTGTGACTCATCCTAAAGGTACTTTAGTAAAGAATGGCCAAAAACCTTCATTGACTGGAGACCGCAGGACGGATAATCCATCAGATGTCAAAGGATCATCACGGCCACCAACAGAAAATCAGAGAAATAGCCTTGCACCTGAACCAGAGCGTCGCAGCAGATTGCCCTCCGATGTTAGTCGGAACAGGCAACCTTTGGATGTGGATGCTCGAACCCGGTTACCACCTGATACGGACCGCCACAGTAGATTGCCCTCAGACACGGAGAAGCAAGCAGGATCGTTACCAAGAGAGCGACACGGACACGATGACAGAAAATATCGAAAAGATGAAAGAGAGGAGAAAGAAAGTAAGGACAGAGATAGGATGGACAGAAAAGATGACAGGGAAGGCCACAGAGAGGACAAAGacagacgagagagagagaggagggaTACAAGGCCAGATAAGGATGACTGTCACGAAAAAAGCGAGCGAGATGAACGGGACAAAGAGAGAAGAAGTGACCTGGAGAAACGGGAAGAGAAAGACTGGAAAGAAAACAGGGACCGAAAACCAATAAGAGACCGGAAGGAAGATCAGAAAAAACTAGATGAGTCAAAGAGAGATGATCGAGAAGAACGGGAAAGACGcaatgaaagagaaaaaaaagacaTCCGGAGACCAGAGCCTGTGAAACAGGTGTCTGATGGAAAATTAATACGGCCTCAGTCAGAAATGGACATTCGACCTGGTCTTCAGAAAAGCTCATCTGAAACTGGACTAAAGGTCCGACCAGTTTCTGAATTCACGCAGAGCAGCACACTGCCAAGATACACACCACTTGAGGACGAGCTGAGAGCACGAGCAg GATCAGTGGGAGTGCGGTTTACTCCTGAGCCCAAACCTGGAATTATCTTGGCAAGAGAGTCACAGCCACACACTAAACAGGCCATCCTCCCGCCTAAATGGCTCATGGCTGCTTCCTCCTCCATTGAGCCTCCTCAAGGCCCATCCTCATCTTCCTCATCTTCATCTTcgtcatcttcatcatcatcctcGTCCTCTGCTCCACCTATTGCAAAGCCACCTCCCCGGACTGTGTCTTTAAATGTTGATGATTCTCGCAGCATTATAGCTACCCCATTAACTCAAGGAGACCATGACATCCCGCCCACTGTGCCTGCCCACTCCACCCATCCGCCCTCTACTGCCACTGCTGGTCCAAAACAGCCTCCTGTGCCCCCTCCGAAACCATCTCAAG tggatCCCTCTCAAGCTACAGTCCAAGCCAAGCCATCTCCTCCTATCCCTCCAAAAAGAATGACACCTGTAACCAAACGTCACTCAGATGACTCCTCTTCCAGTCAGCCTCAGCCTTCGTCTACAGTCCCTGCCCCTGTTCCAGACCCCGCCCCACCTCCTGTCCAGTCAGACGACAGCAGAAATGTAAGCTCTGGGGCGCTCTCTCCTCCACCAAACCATATCCCTCCATTCCCTCCTCGTGCCCAGCTGCCCCCTGTAGTCCTCCACGTGGACCCGCCGAGTCCCACCACAGAGCCGCCCTCTCAGCCTCCTCTACCTCTGCACGTACGCATCCAGAGGGCCTTAAACAGTCCAGGGCCGGTCCAGCCCAACACGGATGGTACTAAGCGAGCTTACTCACTGCTGTTTGAGTCACCACCAGACTTCCTCACAGAAGCCCCAGGAGGAGTGAGATACTCCCTCCCTGTTACAATTGAACCTCTTAGACT GCCAGAGGATGATGACTTTGACATGGAAGAAGAACTCCAGAAGCTGCAACCCGTTCCTTGCCCCACACGGAGGCTGGAGCTTGAGCCAGGAAGCCGACGGGGTCTGGTGGGAGATCCTCGGGTCACTGTCATTCCTGAGGGACCTGGAAACAGTGAGAACGAGGAAGACTCTGACTCAGATGGACCCATCAATTATAAAagcgatgatgatgatgaagaggaTGAGGATGTTCCAA GTGGTCTTGCAAGTCGCGTAAGGCGCAAGGATACTCTGGCACTGAAGCTGGAGCGCCAGCAGGAGAAAGAGCAGTCACAAGATCAGGAGAACGAAACCTGGAAGAGCAAAGAACAGTGGGAGGAAATTCGCAGCAAGATCGGCACCACACTAACAag GAGGTTGAGTCAAAGACCCACTCCACAAGAACTTGAGCAACGAAACATCCTGCTAG CCAAGAATGAAGCAGACCGACGGGCCGAGAGAAGCGAGATCAAACGCAGGCTTACCAGAAAG TTGTCACAAAGGCCCACAGTTGCTGAGCTTCAGGCCAGAAAGATCCTACGCTTTCATGAGTATGTGGAATGCACTCATGCTCAGGACTATGACCGGCGTGCAGACAAACCCTGGACCAAACTCACACCTGCCGACAAG GCGGCCATAAGAAAAGAGTTGAATGAGTTCAAGGCTTCAGAAATGGAAGTTCATGAGGAGAGCAAAATATACACCAG GTTTCATCGGCCATGA
- the phactr4a gene encoding phosphatase and actin regulator 4A isoform X2, which produces MGQEASIHTLNPNPVYITDDEIDHGMPDGDGAHPERGTPSTKGKGKFTNLGNFFKPWKWRKKKSSDKFKETSEVLERKLSVRKPKHELIERGLLKDIPENGTLVKNGQKPSLTGDRRTDNPSDVKGSSRPPTENQRNSLAPEPERRSRLPSDVSRNRQPLDVDARTRLPPDTDRHSRLPSDTEKQAGSLPRERHGHDDRKYRKDEREEKESKDRDRMDRKDDREGHREDKDRRERERRDTRPDKDDCHEKSERDERDKERRSDLEKREEKDWKENRDRKPIRDRKEDQKKLDESKRDDREERERRNEREKKDIRRPEPVKQVSDGKLIRPQSEMDIRPGLQKSSSETGLKVRPVSEFTQSSTLPRYTPLEDELRARAGSVGVRFTPEPKPGIILARESQPHTKQAILPPKWLMAASSSIEPPQGPSSSSSSSSSSSSSSSSSSAPPIAKPPPRTVSLNVDDSRSIIATPLTQGDHDIPPTVPAHSTHPPSTATAGPKQPPVPPPKPSQVDPSQATVQAKPSPPIPPKRMTPVTKRHSDDSSSSQPQPSSTVPAPVPDPAPPPVQSDDSRNVSSGALSPPPNHIPPFPPRAQLPPVVLHVDPPSPTTEPPSQPPLPLHVRIQRALNSPGPVQPNTDGTKRAYSLLFESPPDFLTEAPGGVRYSLPVTIEPLRLPEDDDFDMEEELQKLQPVPCPTRRLELEPGSRRGLVGDPRVTVIPEGPGNSENEEDSDSDGPINYKSDDDDEEDEDVPSGLASRVRRKDTLALKLERQQEKEQSQDQENETWKSKEQWEEIRSKIGTTLTRRLSQRPTPQELEQRNILLAKNEADRRAERSEIKRRLTRKLSQRPTVAELQARKILRFHEYVECTHAQDYDRRADKPWTKLTPADKAAIRKELNEFKASEMEVHEESKIYTRFHRP; this is translated from the exons TTCTGGAGAGGAAGCTGTCCGTGAGGAAGCCCAAGCATGAGTTGATAGAGCGAGGATTACTGAAGGACATCCCAGAGAATG GTACTTTAGTAAAGAATGGCCAAAAACCTTCATTGACTGGAGACCGCAGGACGGATAATCCATCAGATGTCAAAGGATCATCACGGCCACCAACAGAAAATCAGAGAAATAGCCTTGCACCTGAACCAGAGCGTCGCAGCAGATTGCCCTCCGATGTTAGTCGGAACAGGCAACCTTTGGATGTGGATGCTCGAACCCGGTTACCACCTGATACGGACCGCCACAGTAGATTGCCCTCAGACACGGAGAAGCAAGCAGGATCGTTACCAAGAGAGCGACACGGACACGATGACAGAAAATATCGAAAAGATGAAAGAGAGGAGAAAGAAAGTAAGGACAGAGATAGGATGGACAGAAAAGATGACAGGGAAGGCCACAGAGAGGACAAAGacagacgagagagagagaggagggaTACAAGGCCAGATAAGGATGACTGTCACGAAAAAAGCGAGCGAGATGAACGGGACAAAGAGAGAAGAAGTGACCTGGAGAAACGGGAAGAGAAAGACTGGAAAGAAAACAGGGACCGAAAACCAATAAGAGACCGGAAGGAAGATCAGAAAAAACTAGATGAGTCAAAGAGAGATGATCGAGAAGAACGGGAAAGACGcaatgaaagagaaaaaaaagacaTCCGGAGACCAGAGCCTGTGAAACAGGTGTCTGATGGAAAATTAATACGGCCTCAGTCAGAAATGGACATTCGACCTGGTCTTCAGAAAAGCTCATCTGAAACTGGACTAAAGGTCCGACCAGTTTCTGAATTCACGCAGAGCAGCACACTGCCAAGATACACACCACTTGAGGACGAGCTGAGAGCACGAGCAg GATCAGTGGGAGTGCGGTTTACTCCTGAGCCCAAACCTGGAATTATCTTGGCAAGAGAGTCACAGCCACACACTAAACAGGCCATCCTCCCGCCTAAATGGCTCATGGCTGCTTCCTCCTCCATTGAGCCTCCTCAAGGCCCATCCTCATCTTCCTCATCTTCATCTTcgtcatcttcatcatcatcctcGTCCTCTGCTCCACCTATTGCAAAGCCACCTCCCCGGACTGTGTCTTTAAATGTTGATGATTCTCGCAGCATTATAGCTACCCCATTAACTCAAGGAGACCATGACATCCCGCCCACTGTGCCTGCCCACTCCACCCATCCGCCCTCTACTGCCACTGCTGGTCCAAAACAGCCTCCTGTGCCCCCTCCGAAACCATCTCAAG tggatCCCTCTCAAGCTACAGTCCAAGCCAAGCCATCTCCTCCTATCCCTCCAAAAAGAATGACACCTGTAACCAAACGTCACTCAGATGACTCCTCTTCCAGTCAGCCTCAGCCTTCGTCTACAGTCCCTGCCCCTGTTCCAGACCCCGCCCCACCTCCTGTCCAGTCAGACGACAGCAGAAATGTAAGCTCTGGGGCGCTCTCTCCTCCACCAAACCATATCCCTCCATTCCCTCCTCGTGCCCAGCTGCCCCCTGTAGTCCTCCACGTGGACCCGCCGAGTCCCACCACAGAGCCGCCCTCTCAGCCTCCTCTACCTCTGCACGTACGCATCCAGAGGGCCTTAAACAGTCCAGGGCCGGTCCAGCCCAACACGGATGGTACTAAGCGAGCTTACTCACTGCTGTTTGAGTCACCACCAGACTTCCTCACAGAAGCCCCAGGAGGAGTGAGATACTCCCTCCCTGTTACAATTGAACCTCTTAGACT GCCAGAGGATGATGACTTTGACATGGAAGAAGAACTCCAGAAGCTGCAACCCGTTCCTTGCCCCACACGGAGGCTGGAGCTTGAGCCAGGAAGCCGACGGGGTCTGGTGGGAGATCCTCGGGTCACTGTCATTCCTGAGGGACCTGGAAACAGTGAGAACGAGGAAGACTCTGACTCAGATGGACCCATCAATTATAAAagcgatgatgatgatgaagaggaTGAGGATGTTCCAA GTGGTCTTGCAAGTCGCGTAAGGCGCAAGGATACTCTGGCACTGAAGCTGGAGCGCCAGCAGGAGAAAGAGCAGTCACAAGATCAGGAGAACGAAACCTGGAAGAGCAAAGAACAGTGGGAGGAAATTCGCAGCAAGATCGGCACCACACTAACAag GAGGTTGAGTCAAAGACCCACTCCACAAGAACTTGAGCAACGAAACATCCTGCTAG CCAAGAATGAAGCAGACCGACGGGCCGAGAGAAGCGAGATCAAACGCAGGCTTACCAGAAAG TTGTCACAAAGGCCCACAGTTGCTGAGCTTCAGGCCAGAAAGATCCTACGCTTTCATGAGTATGTGGAATGCACTCATGCTCAGGACTATGACCGGCGTGCAGACAAACCCTGGACCAAACTCACACCTGCCGACAAG GCGGCCATAAGAAAAGAGTTGAATGAGTTCAAGGCTTCAGAAATGGAAGTTCATGAGGAGAGCAAAATATACACCAG GTTTCATCGGCCATGA
- the phactr4a gene encoding phosphatase and actin regulator 4A isoform X1, with the protein MGQEASIHTLNPNPVYITDDEIDHGMPDGDGAHPERGTPSTKGKGKFTNLGNFFKPWKWRKKKSSDKFKETSEVLERKLSVRKPKHELIERGLLKDIPENVFVSESNSVTHPKGTLVKNGQKPSLTGDRRTDNPSDVKGSSRPPTENQRNSLAPEPERRSRLPSDVSRNRQPLDVDARTRLPPDTDRHSRLPSDTEKQAGSLPRERHGHDDRKYRKDEREEKESKDRDRMDRKDDREGHREDKDRRERERRDTRPDKDDCHEKSERDERDKERRSDLEKREEKDWKENRDRKPIRDRKEDQKKLDESKRDDREERERRNEREKKDIRRPEPVKQVSDGKLIRPQSEMDIRPGLQKSSSETGLKVRPVSEFTQSSTLPRYTPLEDELRARAGSVGVRFTPEPKPGIILARESQPHTKQAILPPKWLMAASSSIEPPQGPSSSSSSSSSSSSSSSSSSAPPIAKPPPRTVSLNVDDSRSIIATPLTQGDHDIPPTVPAHSTHPPSTATAGPKQPPVPPPKPSQVDPSQATVQAKPSPPIPPKRMTPVTKRHSDDSSSSQPQPSSTVPAPVPDPAPPPVQSDDSRNVSSGALSPPPNHIPPFPPRAQLPPVVLHVDPPSPTTEPPSQPPLPLHVRIQRALNSPGPVQPNTDGTKRAYSLLFESPPDFLTEAPGGVRYSLPVTIEPLRLPEDDDFDMEEELQKLQPVPCPTRRLELEPGSRRGLVGDPRVTVIPEGPGNSENEEDSDSDGPINYKSDDDDEEDEDVPSGLASRVRRKDTLALKLERQQEKEQSQDQENETWKSKEQWEEIRSKIGTTLTRRLSQRPTPQELEQRNILLAKNEADRRAERSEIKRRLTRKLSQRPTVAELQARKILRFHEYVECTHAQDYDRRADKPWTKLTPADKAAIRKELNEFKASEMEVHEESKIYTRFHRP; encoded by the exons TTCTGGAGAGGAAGCTGTCCGTGAGGAAGCCCAAGCATGAGTTGATAGAGCGAGGATTACTGAAGGACATCCCAGAGAATG TCTTTGTTTCAGAGTCTAACAGTGTGACTCATCCTAAAGGTACTTTAGTAAAGAATGGCCAAAAACCTTCATTGACTGGAGACCGCAGGACGGATAATCCATCAGATGTCAAAGGATCATCACGGCCACCAACAGAAAATCAGAGAAATAGCCTTGCACCTGAACCAGAGCGTCGCAGCAGATTGCCCTCCGATGTTAGTCGGAACAGGCAACCTTTGGATGTGGATGCTCGAACCCGGTTACCACCTGATACGGACCGCCACAGTAGATTGCCCTCAGACACGGAGAAGCAAGCAGGATCGTTACCAAGAGAGCGACACGGACACGATGACAGAAAATATCGAAAAGATGAAAGAGAGGAGAAAGAAAGTAAGGACAGAGATAGGATGGACAGAAAAGATGACAGGGAAGGCCACAGAGAGGACAAAGacagacgagagagagagaggagggaTACAAGGCCAGATAAGGATGACTGTCACGAAAAAAGCGAGCGAGATGAACGGGACAAAGAGAGAAGAAGTGACCTGGAGAAACGGGAAGAGAAAGACTGGAAAGAAAACAGGGACCGAAAACCAATAAGAGACCGGAAGGAAGATCAGAAAAAACTAGATGAGTCAAAGAGAGATGATCGAGAAGAACGGGAAAGACGcaatgaaagagaaaaaaaagacaTCCGGAGACCAGAGCCTGTGAAACAGGTGTCTGATGGAAAATTAATACGGCCTCAGTCAGAAATGGACATTCGACCTGGTCTTCAGAAAAGCTCATCTGAAACTGGACTAAAGGTCCGACCAGTTTCTGAATTCACGCAGAGCAGCACACTGCCAAGATACACACCACTTGAGGACGAGCTGAGAGCACGAGCAg GATCAGTGGGAGTGCGGTTTACTCCTGAGCCCAAACCTGGAATTATCTTGGCAAGAGAGTCACAGCCACACACTAAACAGGCCATCCTCCCGCCTAAATGGCTCATGGCTGCTTCCTCCTCCATTGAGCCTCCTCAAGGCCCATCCTCATCTTCCTCATCTTCATCTTcgtcatcttcatcatcatcctcGTCCTCTGCTCCACCTATTGCAAAGCCACCTCCCCGGACTGTGTCTTTAAATGTTGATGATTCTCGCAGCATTATAGCTACCCCATTAACTCAAGGAGACCATGACATCCCGCCCACTGTGCCTGCCCACTCCACCCATCCGCCCTCTACTGCCACTGCTGGTCCAAAACAGCCTCCTGTGCCCCCTCCGAAACCATCTCAAG tggatCCCTCTCAAGCTACAGTCCAAGCCAAGCCATCTCCTCCTATCCCTCCAAAAAGAATGACACCTGTAACCAAACGTCACTCAGATGACTCCTCTTCCAGTCAGCCTCAGCCTTCGTCTACAGTCCCTGCCCCTGTTCCAGACCCCGCCCCACCTCCTGTCCAGTCAGACGACAGCAGAAATGTAAGCTCTGGGGCGCTCTCTCCTCCACCAAACCATATCCCTCCATTCCCTCCTCGTGCCCAGCTGCCCCCTGTAGTCCTCCACGTGGACCCGCCGAGTCCCACCACAGAGCCGCCCTCTCAGCCTCCTCTACCTCTGCACGTACGCATCCAGAGGGCCTTAAACAGTCCAGGGCCGGTCCAGCCCAACACGGATGGTACTAAGCGAGCTTACTCACTGCTGTTTGAGTCACCACCAGACTTCCTCACAGAAGCCCCAGGAGGAGTGAGATACTCCCTCCCTGTTACAATTGAACCTCTTAGACT GCCAGAGGATGATGACTTTGACATGGAAGAAGAACTCCAGAAGCTGCAACCCGTTCCTTGCCCCACACGGAGGCTGGAGCTTGAGCCAGGAAGCCGACGGGGTCTGGTGGGAGATCCTCGGGTCACTGTCATTCCTGAGGGACCTGGAAACAGTGAGAACGAGGAAGACTCTGACTCAGATGGACCCATCAATTATAAAagcgatgatgatgatgaagaggaTGAGGATGTTCCAA GTGGTCTTGCAAGTCGCGTAAGGCGCAAGGATACTCTGGCACTGAAGCTGGAGCGCCAGCAGGAGAAAGAGCAGTCACAAGATCAGGAGAACGAAACCTGGAAGAGCAAAGAACAGTGGGAGGAAATTCGCAGCAAGATCGGCACCACACTAACAag GAGGTTGAGTCAAAGACCCACTCCACAAGAACTTGAGCAACGAAACATCCTGCTAG CCAAGAATGAAGCAGACCGACGGGCCGAGAGAAGCGAGATCAAACGCAGGCTTACCAGAAAG TTGTCACAAAGGCCCACAGTTGCTGAGCTTCAGGCCAGAAAGATCCTACGCTTTCATGAGTATGTGGAATGCACTCATGCTCAGGACTATGACCGGCGTGCAGACAAACCCTGGACCAAACTCACACCTGCCGACAAG GCGGCCATAAGAAAAGAGTTGAATGAGTTCAAGGCTTCAGAAATGGAAGTTCATGAGGAGAGCAAAATATACACCAG GTTTCATCGGCCATGA